The proteins below are encoded in one region of Bacteroides uniformis:
- a CDS encoding TrmH family RNA methyltransferase, producing the protein MPVIEISSLTHPGVEIFSTLTEAQLRNRLEPDKGLFIAESPKVIKVALDVGYEPLALLCEHKHIYGDAAEIIERCGDIPVYTSGRELLAELTGYVLTRGVLCAMRRPVPKSMEDVCRGARRIVVIDGVVDTTNIGAIFRSAAALGMDAVLLTRNSCDPLNRRAVRVSMGTVFLVPWTWMDGPLDTLGELGFRTAAMALTDNSISIDNPVLKTEPRLAIVMGTEGDGLSHEAIAGADYVVRIPMAHGVDSLNVAAAAAVAFWQLRV; encoded by the coding sequence ATGCCTGTTATCGAAATATCATCTTTGACCCATCCCGGTGTGGAGATATTCAGTACCCTTACCGAAGCCCAGTTGCGCAACCGCCTTGAGCCGGACAAAGGGCTGTTTATAGCTGAGAGTCCTAAGGTTATCAAGGTGGCTCTGGATGTCGGCTACGAGCCTTTGGCCCTTTTGTGTGAGCACAAGCACATCTATGGGGATGCTGCTGAAATCATTGAGCGTTGTGGCGATATACCCGTCTACACAAGCGGTAGGGAATTGCTTGCCGAGCTGACCGGCTACGTTTTGACGCGTGGTGTTCTTTGTGCCATGCGCCGTCCGGTTCCGAAGAGTATGGAGGACGTCTGCCGGGGAGCCCGGCGTATTGTGGTTATCGACGGGGTGGTGGATACCACCAATATTGGGGCCATCTTCCGTTCGGCGGCAGCTCTTGGCATGGATGCTGTGCTGTTGACGCGTAATTCCTGCGACCCTCTGAACCGTCGTGCGGTCCGGGTTTCAATGGGAACGGTTTTTCTTGTGCCGTGGACGTGGATGGACGGTCCTCTGGATACGCTCGGTGAGTTGGGTTTCCGCACGGCGGCCATGGCGCTTACGGACAATTCCATTTCCATAGACAATCCCGTTTTGAAGACCGAGCCCCGGTTGGCTATTGTGATGGGTACTGAGGGAGATGGTCTTTCGCACGAAGCGATTGCGGGAGCCGACTATGTGGTTCGTATCCCCATGGCGCACGGTGTAGATTCGCTGAACGTGGCGGCCGCAGCGGCTGTTGCTTTCTGGCAACTTCGCGTTTAG
- a CDS encoding DUF3244 domain-containing protein: MKLRIILSVLLLFSLLKVDANSLANKSIASGRVAVFLYSNDIPFEILTTGKEDGSRSVVPLVPFVVFVDDFNYFIELDFIEGIGVVEIVISQSGSVIYSSSENILSPLRKYLQLPFGVSGEYCIEIKGDNGAYVYGCFEL; encoded by the coding sequence ATGAAACTGAGAATTATCTTATCTGTATTGTTGCTATTTTCTTTATTAAAGGTCGATGCTAATTCTTTGGCCAATAAAAGTATTGCTTCTGGAAGGGTGGCAGTCTTTTTGTATTCAAATGATATTCCTTTTGAAATTCTGACTACGGGAAAAGAAGATGGAAGCCGTTCCGTTGTACCATTAGTACCATTTGTTGTATTCGTCGATGACTTTAATTATTTCATAGAATTGGATTTTATAGAAGGAATCGGGGTTGTGGAAATTGTCATTTCTCAAAGTGGTTCTGTGATTTATTCTTCTTCTGAGAATATTTTATCTCCCCTTCGGAAATATTTGCAACTTCCTTTCGGAGTATCAGGGGAGTATTGTATAGAAATTAAAGGAGATAATGGGGCATATGTATATGGCTGTTTTGAATTATGA
- a CDS encoding iron-sulfur cluster assembly scaffold protein → MTYSHEVEHMCVVKKGPNHGPAPIPEEGKWVKAKEIVDISGLTHGIGWCAPQQGACKLTLNVKEGVIQEALVETIGCSGMTHSAAMASEILPGKTILEALNTDLVCDAINTAMRELFLQIVYGRTQSAFSEGGLMIGAGLEDLGKGLRSQVGTLYGTLAKGSRYLEMAEGYIKTIALDKNDEICGYEFVHLGKFMDEIKKGTDANEALKKVTGTYGRFTEEQGAVKHIDPRHE, encoded by the coding sequence ATGACTTATTCACACGAAGTGGAACACATGTGTGTTGTGAAGAAAGGTCCTAACCACGGACCGGCTCCTATTCCCGAAGAAGGTAAATGGGTAAAAGCTAAAGAAATTGTTGACATCTCTGGTCTGACACACGGCATTGGCTGGTGTGCTCCTCAGCAAGGTGCATGTAAATTAACCCTCAATGTAAAGGAAGGCGTTATCCAGGAAGCTTTGGTTGAGACTATCGGTTGCTCCGGTATGACTCATTCTGCTGCTATGGCATCAGAAATCCTCCCGGGAAAGACTATCCTCGAAGCATTGAATACTGACCTCGTTTGCGACGCTATCAACACAGCTATGCGCGAACTCTTCCTGCAAATTGTTTACGGTCGTACTCAGTCTGCTTTCTCTGAAGGCGGTTTGATGATTGGAGCTGGCTTGGAAGACTTGGGCAAAGGTCTGCGCAGCCAGGTAGGCACATTATACGGAACGTTGGCTAAGGGTTCTCGTTACTTGGAAATGGCAGAAGGTTACATCAAGACTATCGCTTTGGACAAGAACGACGAAATCTGCGGTTACGAATTTGTTCATCTGGGCAAGTTTATGGATGAAATCAAGAAAGGTACAGACGCCAATGAAGCATTGAAGAAAGTTACCGGTACATACGGCCGCTTCACTGAAGAGCAAGGTGCAGTTAAACACATTGACCCACGTCACGAATAA
- a CDS encoding GGGtGRT protein → MIREVKFESQDRRIKQILAALNANGIKDIEEANAICEAHGLDPYKTCEETQPICFENAKWAYVVGCAIAIKKGCKNAAEAAEAIGIGLQAFCIPGSVADDRKVGIGHGNLAAMLLREETKCFAFLAGHESFAAAEGAIKIAAKADKVRKEPLRCILNGLGKDAAQIISRINGFTYVQTQFDYYTGELKVVREIAYSDGPRAKVKCYGADDVREGVAIMWKEGVDVSITGNSTNPTRFQHPVAGTYKKERVLAGKPYFSVASGGGTGRTLHPDNMAAGPASYGMTDTMGRMHSDAQFAGSSSVPAHVEMMGFLGIGNNPMVGCTVACAVDVAQALSK, encoded by the coding sequence ATGATTAGAGAAGTAAAATTTGAAAGCCAAGACCGTCGTATCAAGCAGATTCTTGCTGCATTGAACGCAAACGGTATCAAAGACATCGAAGAAGCCAATGCTATCTGCGAAGCTCATGGTCTCGATCCTTATAAGACTTGTGAAGAAACTCAGCCCATCTGTTTCGAAAATGCAAAATGGGCATACGTTGTAGGTTGCGCCATCGCCATTAAGAAGGGCTGCAAGAACGCTGCTGAAGCTGCTGAAGCTATCGGTATCGGTCTGCAGGCATTTTGTATTCCGGGTTCTGTAGCTGACGACCGCAAGGTTGGTATCGGTCATGGTAACTTGGCAGCCATGTTGCTGCGTGAAGAAACCAAATGTTTCGCTTTCTTGGCAGGTCACGAGTCATTCGCTGCTGCCGAAGGTGCTATCAAGATTGCCGCTAAAGCTGACAAGGTACGTAAAGAACCTCTGCGTTGCATCCTGAACGGTCTCGGCAAGGACGCTGCACAGATTATCTCTCGTATCAACGGCTTTACATACGTTCAGACTCAATTCGATTACTATACAGGTGAACTGAAAGTAGTTCGTGAAATCGCATACAGCGACGGTCCCCGTGCCAAAGTAAAATGCTACGGTGCAGACGATGTTCGCGAAGGTGTGGCTATCATGTGGAAAGAAGGCGTGGATGTATCCATCACTGGTAACTCTACGAATCCGACCCGCTTTCAACACCCGGTTGCAGGTACTTATAAGAAAGAACGCGTATTGGCTGGCAAGCCGTACTTCTCAGTGGCATCCGGTGGTGGTACTGGTCGTACTCTGCACCCGGACAACATGGCTGCCGGACCGGCTTCTTACGGTATGACCGACACCATGGGTCGTATGCACTCAGACGCTCAGTTCGCTGGTTCTTCATCAGTTCCTGCCCACGTAGAAATGATGGGATTCCTGGGTATCGGTAACAACCCGATGGTAGGATGTACAGTGGCTTGTGCGGTTGACGTGGCTCAGGCTTTGAGCAAGTAA
- a CDS encoding tetratricopeptide repeat protein, whose translation MRAMNAGMKNGINLLMILVLFISCVQEKEDDNVLSRVEACMELFPDSALSLLSQIDCPECLRGQQRADYALLLTQALDKNYLDSLQSDSLIMIAVEYYKQEGDKLKAGKAYFYYGKVMLLKERFSDAMQAYLEASSLLEETRDYKVQGMVWEYIGYLNSVQGLYENSIDNFKHSIRYYELASDRRRILYGYRNMARGYFSVHHNDSAGWYAEKGLVLSDTVSGMKASFLHLLGLIANNEKRYPQAIEYFSNAMEVCDNLNDKYRYSLSLGRVYSEVGQKKKAEDCFVSCINATNIFVSSGAYYYLADMHKKDGNYLKAFLYKEKSDSLLEVTRNAELQKQLLDLQNKYENDKLILENKQIRLENEKQTYFYLFLFVFILGLGIIAFFLVRKRYRTKLLRNVEIIGNNNAIINRYACRIAELENVSLQERQAKQEEIGILNRKILCLIAENKRVCENSSVDALFVLEELKQGNLIISNMTIAERQHIFDFLDLVHANFITRLKQEFDLTKNELLLAALLKVGFSNKQLMIVFDCEMKSIYKNRQRLKADLGLTKNDSLEQMIMMY comes from the coding sequence ATGCGAGCTATGAATGCCGGGATGAAAAATGGAATTAATTTATTGATGATTCTTGTATTGTTTATCTCATGTGTACAAGAAAAAGAGGACGATAATGTCTTAAGCCGTGTGGAAGCGTGTATGGAATTATTTCCTGATAGTGCCTTGTCGCTTCTGAGTCAAATTGATTGTCCCGAATGTTTGAGAGGACAACAGAGAGCAGATTATGCTTTGCTTTTAACGCAGGCTTTGGATAAAAACTATTTGGATAGTTTGCAGTCAGACTCATTGATAATGATAGCGGTAGAATATTATAAACAGGAAGGTGATAAATTGAAGGCAGGGAAGGCTTACTTTTATTATGGAAAAGTGATGTTGTTAAAGGAGCGCTTCTCAGATGCTATGCAGGCTTATCTGGAAGCATCGAGTCTCTTGGAAGAAACTAGGGATTATAAAGTACAAGGGATGGTCTGGGAATATATAGGGTATTTGAACTCGGTTCAAGGATTGTATGAAAATTCTATAGACAATTTTAAACATTCTATCAGGTACTATGAACTGGCGAGTGATAGACGTCGTATTTTATATGGTTATAGGAATATGGCAAGAGGCTATTTTTCGGTACATCATAATGATAGTGCAGGTTGGTATGCTGAAAAAGGGCTTGTGTTGAGTGACACTGTTAGTGGTATGAAGGCATCTTTTCTACATTTATTAGGACTTATTGCCAATAATGAAAAACGATATCCACAAGCAATAGAGTATTTTTCAAATGCAATGGAAGTTTGTGATAATTTAAATGATAAATATCGTTATAGTTTGTCTTTGGGACGTGTTTATTCTGAAGTAGGTCAAAAGAAAAAAGCTGAAGATTGTTTTGTTTCTTGTATCAATGCAACTAATATTTTTGTGTCTTCGGGTGCATATTACTATTTGGCTGATATGCATAAAAAAGATGGTAATTATTTGAAAGCGTTTTTGTATAAAGAGAAGTCTGATTCATTATTAGAGGTGACTCGTAATGCTGAACTGCAAAAGCAGTTGTTGGATTTGCAGAATAAGTATGAAAATGATAAGCTTATTTTGGAAAATAAACAGATAAGGCTGGAAAATGAGAAACAGACTTATTTTTATTTGTTTTTATTTGTATTCATATTAGGGTTGGGCATCATCGCTTTCTTTCTGGTTAGGAAAAGGTATCGAACAAAATTGTTGCGTAATGTCGAGATTATTGGAAATAATAATGCAATTATTAATAGATATGCTTGTAGAATTGCAGAATTGGAGAATGTGAGCTTACAGGAACGTCAGGCTAAACAAGAGGAAATAGGAATCCTGAATAGAAAAATCCTTTGTTTAATAGCAGAAAATAAGCGAGTATGTGAGAATTCGAGTGTTGACGCCTTGTTTGTATTAGAGGAATTGAAGCAAGGAAATTTGATTATTAGTAATATGACTATTGCTGAACGGCAACATATATTTGACTTTTTGGATTTGGTTCATGCGAATTTTATTACTCGACTTAAACAAGAGTTTGATTTAACAAAAAATGAATTATTGTTGGCTGCGTTGCTGAAAGTGGGATTCTCTAACAAGCAATTAATGATTGTTTTTGATTGTGAAATGAAATCCATATATAAAAACAGACAAAGACTAAAAGCAGATTTAGGACTTACTAAGAATGATTCTTTAGAGCAAATGATAATGATGTATTGA
- a CDS encoding DMP19 family protein, which yields MIEVTDVALRQAAGEGMDAFIGVFTGAYKKEIGGEMTAGTMSLLTGEQHSLLAYQIFRDEVMEGGFCQLIQNGYGGYIFDNPFAKVMRLWGVGDLSKLVYAAKKIYDSHRDDLERERTDEEFMAMYEQYEAFDELEDEFLEKEEEYTALVAGYVDEHLELFAKIV from the coding sequence ATGATAGAAGTTACAGATGTGGCATTGCGCCAGGCTGCCGGTGAAGGGATGGATGCATTCATCGGCGTATTCACCGGTGCTTATAAGAAAGAAATAGGCGGAGAAATGACTGCCGGGACGATGTCTTTGCTTACCGGTGAACAGCATTCATTGTTGGCCTATCAGATATTCCGTGATGAAGTGATGGAGGGAGGCTTCTGCCAACTGATTCAAAATGGTTATGGCGGTTATATTTTCGACAATCCGTTTGCCAAAGTGATGCGTTTGTGGGGAGTGGGCGATTTGAGCAAGTTGGTTTATGCTGCCAAGAAAATATACGATAGCCATCGTGACGACTTGGAACGCGAACGCACAGACGAGGAATTTATGGCAATGTACGAGCAATATGAGGCTTTCGATGAACTGGAAGATGAATTTTTGGAAAAAGAGGAGGAATATACAGCTTTGGTTGCCGGCTATGTGGATGAGCATTTGGAGCTGTTTGCCAAGATTGTGTGA
- a CDS encoding alcohol dehydrogenase has protein sequence MLAYTYIEHGKFGLLEKPIPVLEDARDAIVRVTLGSICTSDLHIKHGSVPRAVPGITVGHEMVGIVEQVGAEVESVKPGDRVTVNVETFCGKCFFCRHGYVNNCTDTNGGWALGCRIDGGQAEYVRVPYADQGLNRIPDTVSDEQALLVGDVLVTGFWAARISEITEEDTVLIIGAGPTGICTLLCSMLKKPRRIIVCEQSAERIRFVREHYPEVLVIGPENCKDFVRKHSDHGGADVVLEVAGTEDTFRLAWECARPNAIVTIVALYDQPQLLPLPEMYGKNLVFKTGGVDGCDCAEILRLIAAGQIDTTPLITHRFSLEEIDEAYRIFENRLEGVIKVAIVGR, from the coding sequence ATGTTGGCATATACTTATATTGAACACGGAAAGTTCGGATTGCTTGAGAAACCGATACCGGTATTGGAAGATGCACGTGATGCTATTGTGCGGGTGACACTGGGTAGCATATGCACCAGTGACTTGCATATAAAGCATGGAAGTGTACCGCGCGCCGTACCCGGAATTACGGTAGGACACGAAATGGTGGGCATCGTAGAGCAGGTGGGTGCCGAAGTTGAGTCGGTAAAGCCCGGCGACCGTGTGACTGTGAATGTGGAGACTTTTTGTGGTAAATGTTTCTTTTGTCGTCACGGATATGTGAACAACTGTACCGACACCAATGGCGGTTGGGCTTTGGGGTGCCGTATCGATGGCGGCCAGGCGGAATATGTACGTGTGCCTTATGCCGACCAGGGACTGAACCGTATTCCCGATACGGTAAGCGACGAGCAGGCGCTCTTGGTAGGCGATGTGTTGGTCACCGGCTTCTGGGCTGCCCGTATCTCCGAAATAACCGAGGAAGACACTGTACTCATCATCGGTGCCGGGCCGACGGGTATTTGTACCCTGCTTTGTTCCATGCTGAAGAAGCCCCGTCGCATTATTGTCTGCGAGCAGTCGGCCGAAAGAATCCGTTTTGTCCGCGAGCATTATCCGGAGGTGCTGGTCATTGGGCCGGAAAACTGCAAAGACTTTGTGAGGAAGCATAGCGACCATGGTGGGGCAGATGTCGTACTTGAAGTTGCCGGCACGGAAGATACTTTCCGCTTGGCATGGGAGTGTGCCCGTCCCAATGCCATTGTCACCATTGTGGCGCTTTATGACCAGCCTCAGTTATTGCCCTTGCCGGAGATGTATGGCAAGAATCTTGTCTTCAAGACCGGTGGTGTGGATGGGTGCGATTGTGCCGAGATACTGCGCCTGATAGCGGCGGGACAGATAGATACCACACCGCTTATCACACATCGTTTCTCGTTGGAGGAAATTGACGAAGCCTACCGTATTTTTGAGAATAGGCTGGAGGGGGTGATAAAGGTGGCGATTGTGGGTAGATAG